The following proteins are co-located in the Hypomesus transpacificus isolate Combined female chromosome 23, fHypTra1, whole genome shotgun sequence genome:
- the avd gene encoding avidin, with amino-acid sequence MHSTTKNILFYAFILPTFVLQVQSCNVTGLWRNELGSALHVQAVGSDLTGVYQTKVGTSSQESGPDQRGKLVGVVSHYNQQTSVAFSVLWETGSCSSWVGQCFPLPDGKRVLKTLWMLRSMALSPADNWKSTRMGEDTFILEH; translated from the exons CTTTTTTATGCCTTTATTTTGCCCACTTTTGTTCTTCAG GTCCAGTCGTGTAATGTAACAGGCCTGTGGCGAAATGAGCTAGGCTCGGCACTGCATGTCCAGGCTGTTGGTTCAGACCTGACGGGTGTGTACCAGACTAAAGTAGGGACCAGTTCGCAAGAATCAGGGCCAGACCAACGGGGCAAACTAGTGGGTGTCGTCAGCCATTACAACCAACAAACCTCTGTTGCATTCTCTGTGTTATGGGAGACCG GCTCGTGCAGCTCCTGGGTAGGTCAGTGTTTCCCTCTGCCAGACGGAAAGAGAGTCCTGAAGACCCTGTGGATGCTTCGCTCTATGGCCCTGAGCCCTGCAGACAACTGGAAGAGTACCAG GATGGGGGAAGACACGTTTATCTTGGAACACTGA